In a single window of the Methanolobus psychrophilus R15 genome:
- a CDS encoding galactoside-O-acetyltransferase yields MRLFLYRRCGYHIGTQAYIAEGLTIAEKLEDRGNVIIGNRAAIGPNVILLSSSDPNNSWIYPYVKVQRGKVTIGDDAWIGAGAIIMPDVYVGAGAVVGAGSVVTKDVAAYAIVAGVPARKIGDVNMNENIA; encoded by the coding sequence TTGCGCTTATTTCTCTACAGAAGGTGTGGCTACCATATCGGTACCCAGGCTTATATTGCGGAAGGCCTGACAATCGCAGAAAAGCTTGAAGACCGGGGAAATGTGATAATTGGCAACAGGGCAGCAATCGGACCTAATGTGATATTGTTATCCTCTTCTGATCCTAATAATTCCTGGATATATCCGTATGTGAAGGTCCAGAGAGGGAAAGTGACCATTGGAGATGATGCCTGGATAGGTGCAGGTGCTATCATCATGCCGGATGTCTATGTTGGTGCAGGGGCTGTTGTCGGGGCAGGCTCAGTTGTTACAAAAGATGTAGCGGCTTATGCAATCGTTGCAGGAGTGCCTGCCAGAAAGATAGGGGATGTGAATATGAATGAAAATATTGCTTGA